In Bacteroidia bacterium, the following are encoded in one genomic region:
- the fabG gene encoding 3-oxoacyl-[acyl-carrier-protein] reductase — translation MKLLQDKVALITGGTRGIGRAIVLKFAAQGAHVVFTYRSSVQHAESLVQEVQAMGVQALSFQSDATNTAMAEKVVEETLQKFGKLDILVNNAGITRDTLLMRMKESDWDEVLDTNLKSVFNFTKAAIKPMIKQKEGVIINISSVIGIMGNAGQANYAASKAGIIGFSKSVAKELASRNIRCNVIAPGWVKTEMTEHLPQNVLDQMLKMIPLARPAEPEEIADCAVFLASDMAKYITAQVICVDGGMVS, via the coding sequence ATGAAATTATTGCAGGATAAAGTTGCCCTCATTACAGGAGGTACAAGGGGAATAGGCAGGGCAATTGTACTCAAATTTGCGGCACAGGGCGCTCACGTGGTATTTACCTACCGCAGTTCTGTACAACATGCGGAAAGTTTAGTACAAGAAGTACAAGCTATGGGCGTTCAGGCTTTATCTTTTCAATCCGATGCCACAAACACAGCAATGGCAGAAAAAGTAGTAGAAGAAACCTTACAAAAGTTTGGAAAATTGGATATTTTAGTAAATAACGCAGGAATTACTCGCGATACTTTGTTAATGCGTATGAAAGAAAGCGATTGGGATGAGGTTTTAGATACTAACCTCAAATCCGTTTTTAATTTTACCAAAGCTGCCATTAAGCCCATGATTAAACAAAAAGAGGGTGTAATTATTAACATTAGCTCTGTAATTGGAATTATGGGCAACGCAGGACAAGCTAATTACGCGGCTTCAAAAGCAGGTATTATTGGTTTTTCTAAATCGGTGGCAAAAGAATTAGCTTCAAGAAATATCCGCTGTAATGTAATTGCCCCAGGGTGGGTAAAAACTGAAATGACCGAACATTTGCCCCAAAATGTGTTAGACCAAATGTTGAAAATGATCCCTCTAGCTAGACCTGCTGAACCTGAAGAAATTGCCGACTGCGCTGTATTTTTAGCATCAGATATGGCTAAATACATTACTGCACAAGTAATATGCGTAGATGGGGGTATGGTCAGCTAG